One genomic region from Harpia harpyja isolate bHarHar1 chromosome 1, bHarHar1 primary haplotype, whole genome shotgun sequence encodes:
- the TMUB1 gene encoding transmembrane and ubiquitin-like domain-containing protein 1 has protein sequence MALIEGVGDEVTVLFALLLVALVLGLAWASTRAPEPAAPPRAAEPLPEEGPSAAPNPVEHKAPAAAAAAAGAVPDGAGGLAAGLRPRAGPAAAQGPLGEGDGGPAEPTMVLRLKFLNDTERLARVRPGDTVGALKRAYFPGQEQQVRLIYQGQLLRDDAQSLAALHLAHNSVLHCHISQHSPAPAPAGPHASADPVHTALNVGSLMLPLFVLMLAVLWYFQLQYRHVFTATATTFLAGLTLLFSFMAFTMYRR, from the exons ATGGCGCTGATCGAGGGCGTCGGCGATGAGGTGACCGTGCTCTTCGCGTTGCTGCTGGTCGCCCTGGTGCTGGGGTTGGCCTGGGCCTCCACCCGCGCCCCCgagcccgccgcgccgccccgcgccgccgagCCGCTGCCCGAGGAGGGGCCGAGCGCTGCCCCGAACCCCGTCGAGCACAaggccccggcggcggcagcggcggcggccggagcggtCCCCGATGGGGCGGGAGGGctggcggcggggctgcggccccgggccggccccgcaGCTGCTCAGGGTCCCCTCGGTGAGGGGGACGGCGGCCCCGCCGAGCCCACCATGGTGCTGCGGTTGAAGTTCCTCAACGACACGGAGCGCCTGGCCCGGGTGCGCCCCGGCGACACCGTCGGGGCCCTGAAGAG GGCCTATTTCCCCGGGCAGGAGCAGCAAGTGCGGCTGATCTACCAGGGCCAGCTGCTGCGCGATGATGCCCAGAGCCTGGCCGCCCTGCACCTCGCCCACAACAGCGTCCTGCACTGCCACATCTCCCAGCACAGcccggcccccgcgcccgccggccCCCACGCCTCCGCCGACCCCGTGCACACCGCCCTCAACGTGGGCAGCCTCATGCTGCCGCTCTTCGTGCTGATGCTGGCCGTGCTCTGGTACTTCCAGCTGCAGTACCGCCACGTCTTCACCGCCACTGCCACCACCTTCCTGGCCGGCCTCACCCTCCTCTTCAGCTTCATGGCCTTCACCATGTACCGCAGATAG